One genomic region from Ovis canadensis isolate MfBH-ARS-UI-01 breed Bighorn chromosome 24, ARS-UI_OviCan_v2, whole genome shotgun sequence encodes:
- the NMRAL1 gene encoding nmrA-like family domain-containing protein 1 isoform X2 translates to MGKHGFARLHLELRARVGPTCRVASPLRGGLACSPASPQFPDRFTPRPSLGGAQGGSVARTLLEDGTFRVRVVTRDPGQRAAKQLRLQGAEVVKGDQDDEASMELALSGAHATFIVTNYWENCSQEQEVKQGKLLADLAKRLGLRYVVYSGLENIKKLTAGRLTAGHFDGKGEVEEYFRDIGVPMTSVRLPCYFENLLSYFLPQKAPDGRSYLLSLPMGDVPMDGMSVADLGPVVLSLLKTPEEYVGRNIGLSTCRHTAEEYAALLTKHIGKVVCNAKTSPEDYEKLGFPGAQDLANMFRFYALKPDRNIELTLKLNPKARTLDQWLEQHKDDFAGL, encoded by the exons ATGGGAAAGCATGGCTTTGCCAGGTTGCACCTGGAGCTGAGGGCGAGGGTCGGCCCCACATGTAGGGTTGCATCCCCCCTCCGCGGTGGACTCGCCTGCAGCCCCGCGAGTCCCCAGTTCCCGGACCGGTTCACACCTAGGCCTTCACTGGGAG GTGCCCAGGGAGGCTCAGTGGCCCGGACGCTCCTGGAAGATGGGACATTTAGAGTCCGAGTGGTGACCCGGGACCCTGGGCAGAGGGCAGCGAAGCAGCTGAGGCTGCAAGGTGCAGAGGTAGTGAAGGGAGACCAGGATGACGAGGCCAGCATGGAGCTGGCCCTGAGCGGGGCTCACGCCACCTTCATTGTGACcaactactgggaaaactgtaGCCAGGAGCAGGAGGTCAAGCAG GGGAAGCTGCTGGCCGATCTGGCCAAACGCCTGGGCTTGCGCTACGTGGTCTACAGCGGCCTGGAGAACATCAAGAAGCTAACGGCGGGGAGACTGACAGCGGGACACTTTGACGGCAAAGGGGAGGTGGAGGAGTATTTCCGGGACATCGGTGTCCCCATGACCAGTGTGCGGCTGCCCTGCTATTTTGAGAACCTCCTCTCCTACTTCCTGCCCCAGAAAGCCCCGGATGGAAGGAGCTACTTGCTGA gcTTGCCCATGGGTGATGTGCCCATGGATGGCATGTCCGTGGCCGACCTGGGTCCCGTGGTGCTCAGCTTGCTAAAAACACCAGAGGAGTACGTCGGCAGGAACATCGGGCTCAGCACCTGCAGGCACACGGCGGAGGAGTATGCCGCCCTGCTCACCAAACACATAGGCAAGGTGGTGTGCAACGCCAAG ACAAGCCCTGAGGACTACGAGaagcttggcttccctggtgcccaggATCTGGCCAACATGTTCCGTTTCTATGCCCTGAAACCTGACCGCAACATCGAACTGACCCTGAAGCTCAACCCCAAGGCCAGGACGCTGGACCAGTGGCTAGAGCAGCACAAAGACGACTTCGCAGGGCTGTAA
- the NMRAL1 gene encoding nmrA-like family domain-containing protein 1 isoform X1, with amino-acid sequence MADKKLVVVFGATGAQGGSVARTLLEDGTFRVRVVTRDPGQRAAKQLRLQGAEVVKGDQDDEASMELALSGAHATFIVTNYWENCSQEQEVKQGKLLADLAKRLGLRYVVYSGLENIKKLTAGRLTAGHFDGKGEVEEYFRDIGVPMTSVRLPCYFENLLSYFLPQKAPDGRSYLLSLPMGDVPMDGMSVADLGPVVLSLLKTPEEYVGRNIGLSTCRHTAEEYAALLTKHIGKVVCNAKTSPEDYEKLGFPGAQDLANMFRFYALKPDRNIELTLKLNPKARTLDQWLEQHKDDFAGL; translated from the exons ATGGCAGACAAAAAGCTGGTGGTGGTGTTTGGAGCCACAG GTGCCCAGGGAGGCTCAGTGGCCCGGACGCTCCTGGAAGATGGGACATTTAGAGTCCGAGTGGTGACCCGGGACCCTGGGCAGAGGGCAGCGAAGCAGCTGAGGCTGCAAGGTGCAGAGGTAGTGAAGGGAGACCAGGATGACGAGGCCAGCATGGAGCTGGCCCTGAGCGGGGCTCACGCCACCTTCATTGTGACcaactactgggaaaactgtaGCCAGGAGCAGGAGGTCAAGCAG GGGAAGCTGCTGGCCGATCTGGCCAAACGCCTGGGCTTGCGCTACGTGGTCTACAGCGGCCTGGAGAACATCAAGAAGCTAACGGCGGGGAGACTGACAGCGGGACACTTTGACGGCAAAGGGGAGGTGGAGGAGTATTTCCGGGACATCGGTGTCCCCATGACCAGTGTGCGGCTGCCCTGCTATTTTGAGAACCTCCTCTCCTACTTCCTGCCCCAGAAAGCCCCGGATGGAAGGAGCTACTTGCTGA gcTTGCCCATGGGTGATGTGCCCATGGATGGCATGTCCGTGGCCGACCTGGGTCCCGTGGTGCTCAGCTTGCTAAAAACACCAGAGGAGTACGTCGGCAGGAACATCGGGCTCAGCACCTGCAGGCACACGGCGGAGGAGTATGCCGCCCTGCTCACCAAACACATAGGCAAGGTGGTGTGCAACGCCAAG ACAAGCCCTGAGGACTACGAGaagcttggcttccctggtgcccaggATCTGGCCAACATGTTCCGTTTCTATGCCCTGAAACCTGACCGCAACATCGAACTGACCCTGAAGCTCAACCCCAAGGCCAGGACGCTGGACCAGTGGCTAGAGCAGCACAAAGACGACTTCGCAGGGCTGTAA
- the NMRAL1 gene encoding nmrA-like family domain-containing protein 1 isoform X3, which yields MGKHGFARLHLELRARVGPTCRVASPLRGGLACSPASPQFPDRFTPRPSLGDLSGPHLPLPLPWQTKSWWWCLEPQGKLLADLAKRLGLRYVVYSGLENIKKLTAGRLTAGHFDGKGEVEEYFRDIGVPMTSVRLPCYFENLLSYFLPQKAPDGRSYLLSLPMGDVPMDGMSVADLGPVVLSLLKTPEEYVGRNIGLSTCRHTAEEYAALLTKHIGKVVCNAKTSPEDYEKLGFPGAQDLANMFRFYALKPDRNIELTLKLNPKARTLDQWLEQHKDDFAGL from the exons ATGGGAAAGCATGGCTTTGCCAGGTTGCACCTGGAGCTGAGGGCGAGGGTCGGCCCCACATGTAGGGTTGCATCCCCCCTCCGCGGTGGACTCGCCTGCAGCCCCGCGAGTCCCCAGTTCCCGGACCGGTTCACACCTAGGCCTTCACTGGGAG ACCTCTCGGGACCACACCTTCCGCTCCCGCTCCCATGGCAGACAAAAAGCTGGTGGTGGTGTTTGGAGCCACAG GGGAAGCTGCTGGCCGATCTGGCCAAACGCCTGGGCTTGCGCTACGTGGTCTACAGCGGCCTGGAGAACATCAAGAAGCTAACGGCGGGGAGACTGACAGCGGGACACTTTGACGGCAAAGGGGAGGTGGAGGAGTATTTCCGGGACATCGGTGTCCCCATGACCAGTGTGCGGCTGCCCTGCTATTTTGAGAACCTCCTCTCCTACTTCCTGCCCCAGAAAGCCCCGGATGGAAGGAGCTACTTGCTGA gcTTGCCCATGGGTGATGTGCCCATGGATGGCATGTCCGTGGCCGACCTGGGTCCCGTGGTGCTCAGCTTGCTAAAAACACCAGAGGAGTACGTCGGCAGGAACATCGGGCTCAGCACCTGCAGGCACACGGCGGAGGAGTATGCCGCCCTGCTCACCAAACACATAGGCAAGGTGGTGTGCAACGCCAAG ACAAGCCCTGAGGACTACGAGaagcttggcttccctggtgcccaggATCTGGCCAACATGTTCCGTTTCTATGCCCTGAAACCTGACCGCAACATCGAACTGACCCTGAAGCTCAACCCCAAGGCCAGGACGCTGGACCAGTGGCTAGAGCAGCACAAAGACGACTTCGCAGGGCTGTAA
- the NMRAL1 gene encoding nmrA-like family domain-containing protein 1 isoform X4, which produces MGKHGFARLHLELRARVGPTCRVASPLRGGLACSPASPQFPDRFTPRPSLGGTAGLGDPGTGCGPLGTTPSAPAPMADKKLVVVFGATGAQGGSVARTLLEDGTFRVRVVTRDPGQRAAKQLRLQGAEVVKGDQDDEASMELALSGAHATFIVTNYWENCSQEQEVKQGKLLADLAKRLGLRYVVYSGLENIKKLTAGRLTAGHFDGKGEVEEYFRDIGVPMTSVRLPCYFENLLSYFLPQKAPDGRSYLLNKP; this is translated from the exons ATGGGAAAGCATGGCTTTGCCAGGTTGCACCTGGAGCTGAGGGCGAGGGTCGGCCCCACATGTAGGGTTGCATCCCCCCTCCGCGGTGGACTCGCCTGCAGCCCCGCGAGTCCCCAGTTCCCGGACCGGTTCACACCTAGGCCTTCACTGGGAGGTACAGCCGGTCTGGGGGACCCGGGAACGGGTTGCGG ACCTCTCGGGACCACACCTTCCGCTCCCGCTCCCATGGCAGACAAAAAGCTGGTGGTGGTGTTTGGAGCCACAG GTGCCCAGGGAGGCTCAGTGGCCCGGACGCTCCTGGAAGATGGGACATTTAGAGTCCGAGTGGTGACCCGGGACCCTGGGCAGAGGGCAGCGAAGCAGCTGAGGCTGCAAGGTGCAGAGGTAGTGAAGGGAGACCAGGATGACGAGGCCAGCATGGAGCTGGCCCTGAGCGGGGCTCACGCCACCTTCATTGTGACcaactactgggaaaactgtaGCCAGGAGCAGGAGGTCAAGCAG GGGAAGCTGCTGGCCGATCTGGCCAAACGCCTGGGCTTGCGCTACGTGGTCTACAGCGGCCTGGAGAACATCAAGAAGCTAACGGCGGGGAGACTGACAGCGGGACACTTTGACGGCAAAGGGGAGGTGGAGGAGTATTTCCGGGACATCGGTGTCCCCATGACCAGTGTGCGGCTGCCCTGCTATTTTGAGAACCTCCTCTCCTACTTCCTGCCCCAGAAAGCCCCGGATGGAAGGAGCTACTTGCTGA ACAAGCCCTGA
- the NMRAL1 gene encoding nmrA-like family domain-containing protein 1 isoform X5, producing the protein MGKHGFARLHLELRARVGPTCRVASPLRGGLACSPASPQFPDRFTPRPSLGGTAGLGDPGTGCGPLGTTPSAPAPMADKKLVVVFGATGAQGGSVARTLLEDGTFRVRVVTRDPGQRAAKQLRLQGAEVVKGDQDDEASMELALSGAHATFIVTNYWENCSQEQEVKQLLSGPWLLSPGCCGRDVRQTCIFLKSPGRWRHLQWACHIAGAWVFVEGMTGAAKVPGLRPLAIGFQSCPVHSSPLPWLWM; encoded by the exons ATGGGAAAGCATGGCTTTGCCAGGTTGCACCTGGAGCTGAGGGCGAGGGTCGGCCCCACATGTAGGGTTGCATCCCCCCTCCGCGGTGGACTCGCCTGCAGCCCCGCGAGTCCCCAGTTCCCGGACCGGTTCACACCTAGGCCTTCACTGGGAGGTACAGCCGGTCTGGGGGACCCGGGAACGGGTTGCGG ACCTCTCGGGACCACACCTTCCGCTCCCGCTCCCATGGCAGACAAAAAGCTGGTGGTGGTGTTTGGAGCCACAG GTGCCCAGGGAGGCTCAGTGGCCCGGACGCTCCTGGAAGATGGGACATTTAGAGTCCGAGTGGTGACCCGGGACCCTGGGCAGAGGGCAGCGAAGCAGCTGAGGCTGCAAGGTGCAGAGGTAGTGAAGGGAGACCAGGATGACGAGGCCAGCATGGAGCTGGCCCTGAGCGGGGCTCACGCCACCTTCATTGTGACcaactactgggaaaactgtaGCCAGGAGCAGGAGGTCAAGCAG CTTCTCTCTGGTCCGTGGCTGTTGAGCCCAGGCTGCTGTGGGAGGGATGTGAGACAAAcatgcatctttttaaaatctcctGGAAGGTGGAGACACTTGCAGTGGGCCTGTCACATAGCAGGCGCTTGGGTATTTGTCGAAGGTATGACTGGTGCAGCCAAGGTTCCAGGGCTGAGACCCCTGGCCATCGGCTTTCAGTCCTGCCCCGTCCACAGCTCCCCGCTGCCTTGGCTGTGGATGTAA